The Paracholeplasma brassicae genome contains a region encoding:
- the tpiA gene encoding triose-phosphate isomerase translates to MNKLRRPVIAGNWKMFKTRDEALQFIYAINQEVPEASAVESIICANDVLLRCLVKRQGENLKIGAQNMHFEENGAFTGETSPLVLETTGVTYVIIGHSERRAMFNETDETVNLKLKSAIKHDLTPIVCVGESLEVRENGTTDDVVKQQVVKAYDGVGADEALKSIIAYEPIWAIGTGKTATPEQAEETIKAIRNVLVSLYGNDVASKVRILYGGSVNPKNVDVLLQQENIDGALVGGASLDPMSFLTLVKAAVK, encoded by the coding sequence ATGAATAAATTACGTCGACCTGTCATTGCAGGTAACTGGAAAATGTTTAAAACGAGAGATGAAGCGTTACAATTTATTTACGCTATCAATCAGGAAGTACCTGAGGCATCTGCCGTTGAATCAATTATTTGTGCCAATGATGTGTTACTAAGATGCTTAGTAAAACGTCAAGGTGAAAACCTAAAGATTGGTGCTCAAAACATGCACTTTGAAGAAAATGGTGCATTTACAGGTGAAACCTCACCTTTAGTATTAGAAACAACGGGTGTCACATACGTCATCATCGGACATAGCGAAAGAAGAGCGATGTTCAACGAAACAGACGAAACCGTTAACTTAAAGCTAAAATCAGCAATTAAACATGATTTAACACCAATTGTTTGTGTCGGTGAATCATTAGAGGTTAGAGAAAACGGAACAACGGACGATGTGGTTAAACAACAAGTTGTTAAAGCATACGATGGTGTTGGTGCGGATGAAGCATTAAAATCAATCATTGCTTATGAACCAATTTGGGCGATTGGAACTGGTAAAACGGCAACGCCTGAACAAGCGGAAGAAACCATTAAAGCGATTAGAAATGTGTTAGTTTCTTTATATGGAAATGACGTCGCTTCAAAAGTACGTATTTTATATGGTGGTTCTGTAAACCCTAAAAACGTGGATGTTCTTCTACAACAAGAAAACATTGATGGGGCTCTTGTCGGTGGTGCATCACTAGACCCAATGAGTTTCTTAACACTTGTTAAAGCAGCTGTAAAATAA
- a CDS encoding S66 family peptidase: MKYPSFIKKGGTIGIFAPSFGANIDPYQTRLNEALTRFKSLGYQIVIEGSIFGYQNGASDSKEKRAEAFMNLYQNDQVDFIWSVGGGEVMMEILDFIDFDVIKSLKPKFFMGYSDNTNLTFLLTTLSDVASIYGQNVTEFGMRVLDPSLVNALTFIEGKKTTQTSFLFHEPKNVETTDPLASYQLTEPTKWKNLRNEDSIHLEGRFIGGCLDVLLLYPGTKYDRVSSFLDTYKDDGIVWYLEACDLNIFAYKRALWQLKNAGWFKHVKGFIFGRPLMLEPFVDMDQYTVTSDILGDLNVPIIMDSDIGHVQPTLTLLNGAYAKIHSSQGKGEITFEQK, from the coding sequence ATGAAATACCCGTCATTTATTAAAAAAGGTGGTACAATAGGTATTTTTGCCCCATCGTTTGGCGCAAACATTGATCCCTACCAAACCAGGTTAAATGAAGCCCTTACAAGGTTTAAGTCCTTAGGTTATCAAATCGTAATTGAAGGATCGATTTTCGGTTATCAAAACGGTGCTTCTGATTCAAAAGAAAAAAGGGCAGAAGCCTTCATGAATCTTTACCAAAACGATCAAGTTGACTTCATTTGGAGTGTTGGTGGTGGTGAGGTTATGATGGAAATACTTGATTTCATTGATTTTGATGTCATCAAGTCGCTTAAACCTAAGTTTTTTATGGGTTATTCGGATAACACGAACTTAACATTTTTACTGACCACACTTTCTGATGTTGCTAGTATTTACGGCCAAAACGTCACCGAGTTTGGAATGCGCGTGCTTGATCCTTCCTTAGTCAATGCACTTACTTTTATTGAAGGTAAGAAAACAACACAAACAAGTTTCTTGTTTCACGAACCTAAAAATGTGGAAACCACCGACCCCCTTGCTAGTTATCAGCTAACTGAGCCTACTAAGTGGAAAAACCTTAGAAATGAAGATTCTATCCATTTAGAGGGCAGATTTATCGGTGGTTGTTTAGATGTTTTACTACTTTATCCAGGCACGAAATATGATCGTGTTTCATCGTTTTTAGACACCTATAAGGATGATGGCATTGTTTGGTATTTAGAAGCTTGCGACCTTAACATCTTTGCTTATAAACGAGCGTTATGGCAACTAAAAAATGCGGGTTGGTTTAAACACGTTAAAGGCTTCATTTTTGGTAGACCTTTGATGCTTGAGCCCTTTGTTGATATGGATCAATACACCGTCACAAGCGATATTCTTGGTGATTTAAATGTACCAATCATCATGGACAGTGACATCGGACACGTTCAACCGACATTAACTTTGTTAAATGGTGCTTACGCTAAAATCCATTCAAGTCAAGGTAAGGGCGAAATTACTTTTGAACAAAAATAA
- a CDS encoding helix-turn-helix domain-containing protein translates to MDIGSKIRELRLENGLTQEELANRLELTKGYISQLENNLSSPSMTTLFSILEVLGTDVSDFFSNQIEEQIVFKQSDFFEKENNDLKHKISWIVPNALKYEMEPIIIEIGPGGSSEMDDPHAGEEFGYVLEGEITLFINKKKHIIRTGETFYYLANKEHYLHNHTTKKVKVLWISTPPMF, encoded by the coding sequence ATGGACATTGGCAGTAAAATCAGAGAATTGAGGCTTGAAAATGGTTTGACTCAAGAAGAGTTAGCGAACCGTTTAGAGTTGACAAAGGGTTATATTTCACAGCTTGAGAATAACCTATCGTCGCCCTCAATGACTACTTTATTTTCAATACTTGAGGTGTTAGGAACTGATGTGTCAGATTTCTTTAGCAATCAAATTGAAGAACAGATAGTTTTCAAACAATCCGACTTTTTTGAAAAAGAAAATAATGATCTTAAGCATAAGATTAGCTGGATTGTTCCAAATGCATTAAAATATGAAATGGAACCGATCATTATTGAAATCGGTCCTGGTGGCTCTTCTGAAATGGACGACCCACATGCTGGTGAAGAGTTTGGTTATGTTTTAGAAGGCGAAATTACCTTGTTTATCAACAAAAAAAAGCATATAATAAGAACAGGGGAAACTTTTTATTATTTAGCAAATAAGGAACATTATTTGCATAATCACACAACTAAGAAAGTTAAAGTATTGTGGATAAGCACACCACCGATGTTTTAA
- a CDS encoding phosphoglycerate kinase, which yields MDKKTIRDINVSSKKVLIRVDFNVPMKDGVITDENRIVQALPTIKHVVDQGGKAILFSHLGRVKDESDKAGASLRPVAQRLAELLDKEVLFVPFTRGEELEGAINSLEDGQVLMFENTRFEDIEGKKESKNNEELGKYWASLGDVFVNDAFGTAHRAHASNVGIASNIETTVAGFLLEKEIEFIGGAVSNPKRPFVAVLGGAKVSDKIEVISNLLKVADHVIIGGGMAFTFLKAQGHKIGKSLCEIDKVDLAKDLLEQAKGKIVLPTDFRFTTEFSNNEPSQIGSIELIKENEMGLDIGPKSVQLFADILKTAKTVVWNGPMGVFEMSNYAAGTIGVCEAIANLNGATTIVGGGDSAAAAIQFGFEDKFTHISTGGGASLEYLEGKVLPGVECVNNK from the coding sequence ATGGACAAGAAAACGATTAGAGATATTAACGTCTCATCAAAAAAAGTATTAATTCGTGTGGATTTTAACGTACCGATGAAAGACGGCGTCATCACGGATGAAAACAGAATTGTACAAGCGTTACCAACCATCAAACACGTGGTTGATCAAGGTGGTAAAGCCATTTTATTCTCTCACTTAGGAAGAGTTAAAGACGAATCGGACAAAGCAGGTGCTAGCTTAAGACCTGTGGCTCAACGTTTGGCTGAATTACTGGATAAAGAAGTTCTATTTGTTCCTTTTACAAGAGGTGAAGAACTTGAAGGTGCCATCAATTCACTTGAGGATGGTCAAGTTTTAATGTTTGAAAACACACGTTTTGAAGACATTGAAGGCAAAAAAGAATCGAAGAACAATGAAGAACTAGGTAAATATTGGGCTTCACTTGGTGATGTGTTTGTTAACGATGCGTTTGGTACCGCTCATAGAGCACACGCTTCTAACGTTGGAATTGCATCTAACATAGAAACAACCGTCGCAGGCTTCTTACTAGAAAAAGAAATTGAATTTATCGGTGGTGCAGTCTCAAATCCTAAACGTCCTTTTGTTGCCGTATTAGGTGGGGCTAAAGTATCAGATAAAATTGAAGTTATTTCGAATTTATTAAAGGTGGCAGACCACGTCATTATCGGTGGCGGTATGGCATTTACTTTCTTAAAAGCTCAAGGACATAAAATTGGCAAGAGTTTATGTGAAATCGATAAAGTTGATTTAGCTAAAGACTTATTAGAACAAGCTAAGGGTAAAATTGTATTACCTACCGACTTCAGATTCACAACAGAATTTAGCAACAACGAACCATCACAAATTGGTTCTATTGAATTAATCAAAGAAAACGAAATGGGCTTAGATATTGGGCCAAAATCGGTTCAACTATTTGCAGATATTCTAAAAACAGCTAAGACAGTTGTGTGGAATGGACCTATGGGCGTATTTGAAATGTCAAATTACGCAGCAGGTACCATCGGCGTTTGTGAAGCGATTGCTAACCTTAATGGTGCAACAACCATTGTTGGTGGTGGTGACTCTGCAGCAGCGGCTATTCAATTTGGATTTGAAGACAAATTCACACACATCTCAACCGGTGGTGGCGCATCACTTGAATATTTAGAAGGTAAAGTCTTACCAGGCGTTGAATGCGTTAATAATAAGTAA
- a CDS encoding ABC transporter ATP-binding protein — translation MATLNLKNINKIYPNGVQAVFDFNLSIKDKEFIVFVGPSGCGKSTTLRMIAGLEEISSGELYIDDLLVNDVAPKDRNIAMVFQSYALYPHMSVYDNMAFGLKIRKMPKNEIDVKVKEAAAVLGLTAYLDRKPKALSGGQRQRVALGRAIVRNAKVFLMDEPLSNLDAKLRVQMRGELIKLHNRINTTTIYVTHDQIEAMTMASRIVVMKDGYIQQVGAPKDIYDHPNNMFVAGFIGTPPMNFVEGVVGKDGYFIADQSKIKVPEGKLEILKQNNFLGKPVVLGIRPEDIHDDKVVMETYPESRVNIVVDVAELLGAETNIYTTINGSSICASVDARADIKIGDKLELAIDMNKCHFFNPETELRLVYDINKE, via the coding sequence ATGGCAACTTTAAATTTAAAAAATATTAACAAGATTTATCCAAATGGTGTTCAAGCGGTTTTCGATTTCAATTTATCGATTAAAGATAAAGAGTTTATTGTATTCGTTGGCCCATCTGGTTGTGGTAAATCAACCACATTAAGAATGATTGCAGGTCTAGAAGAAATTTCATCAGGTGAATTATACATTGATGATTTACTAGTTAATGACGTTGCACCAAAAGATAGAAATATCGCGATGGTATTCCAATCTTATGCGTTATACCCACACATGAGTGTGTATGATAACATGGCTTTCGGATTAAAGATCCGTAAAATGCCAAAAAATGAAATCGACGTCAAAGTTAAAGAAGCTGCGGCAGTCTTAGGCTTAACTGCTTACTTAGATCGTAAGCCAAAAGCATTATCTGGTGGTCAAAGACAACGTGTTGCTTTAGGTCGTGCGATTGTACGTAACGCTAAAGTATTCTTAATGGACGAACCACTATCGAACCTTGATGCGAAGTTACGTGTTCAAATGCGTGGGGAGTTAATTAAACTTCATAACCGTATCAACACAACAACAATTTATGTTACCCATGACCAAATTGAAGCGATGACAATGGCTAGCCGTATTGTTGTAATGAAAGATGGTTACATCCAACAAGTAGGTGCGCCAAAAGACATTTATGACCATCCAAACAATATGTTCGTTGCAGGATTCATCGGTACACCACCAATGAACTTTGTTGAAGGTGTTGTTGGAAAAGATGGCTATTTTATTGCTGATCAATCTAAAATCAAAGTTCCAGAAGGAAAATTAGAAATTCTTAAACAAAATAACTTCCTAGGCAAACCAGTTGTCTTAGGTATTCGCCCTGAAGATATTCATGACGATAAAGTTGTTATGGAAACTTACCCAGAATCAAGAGTAAATATCGTGGTAGACGTGGCAGAATTATTAGGTGCTGAAACAAACATTTATACAACAATCAATGGTTCAAGCATTTGCGCAAGCGTAGATGCAAGAGCAGACATTAAGATTGGGGATAAATTAGAATTAGCAATTGACATGAACAAATGTCATTTCTTTAACCCAGAAACTGAATTAAGACTTGTCTACGACATCAATAAGGAGTAA
- a CDS encoding Hsp20/alpha crystallin family protein, with product MTNLLKRQRDIFDGFFDEFRLSPFFSNESIMRTDIKETDTHFLLDIELPGFDKKDVKVTIDDGYLTVEANKKEEKDEKSKDGKIIRQERYYGNLKRSYYVGNVSINDVKGKFDQGILRLEIPKEIKRIEQKKYLELE from the coding sequence ATGACTAATTTATTGAAAAGACAAAGAGACATTTTTGATGGTTTCTTCGATGAATTTAGACTCTCACCATTCTTCAGCAATGAATCAATCATGAGAACCGACATCAAAGAAACAGACACGCATTTCTTGCTAGACATTGAATTGCCAGGCTTTGATAAAAAAGATGTCAAAGTCACAATCGATGATGGTTATTTAACCGTTGAGGCTAACAAGAAAGAAGAAAAGGATGAAAAATCCAAGGATGGAAAAATCATCCGACAAGAACGCTACTATGGTAACTTAAAACGCAGCTATTACGTTGGAAACGTCAGTATCAATGACGTCAAAGGTAAATTTGATCAAGGCATACTAAGACTTGAGATTCCAAAAGAAATCAAACGAATCGAGCAAAAAAAATACTTAGAACTTGAATAA
- a CDS encoding HPr family phosphocarrier protein produces the protein MEKEIIVKSTTGLHASLAVKIVQTASKYAVEIELHYQDKVVDLKSILGLMSLAIPQGQNVRIVATGKNAEAAINDIAAILE, from the coding sequence ATGGAAAAAGAAATTATTGTTAAAAGTACAACGGGATTACATGCAAGTCTTGCGGTAAAAATCGTACAAACGGCTTCAAAATATGCGGTAGAAATCGAACTACATTATCAAGATAAAGTAGTTGATTTGAAATCGATTTTAGGCCTAATGTCACTCGCGATTCCTCAAGGACAAAACGTGAGAATTGTTGCAACTGGTAAAAACGCAGAAGCAGCGATCAACGACATTGCGGCAATCTTAGAATAA
- a CDS encoding phytoene/squalene synthase family protein, whose translation MNGLEPVLIIIGLLIFFLVMGYILYLSIELRKIEYIIKVNSLTFYKAFSSLKSRRQRHAVYAVYAFCRYADDLADEYKDELGLIRLKEQLDDYKKRKTANTLVFRALKRYTRSFYPSDYDYEPFYRMIEGQINDIHFKDIETLEELYTYCDLVAGTVGQMLLPVLSPTNYKELNDFAIGLGRGMQITNILRDIKEDKIKNKRVYLPKTMLDAYGYHRKDIDHSVINEPFIELFKSLSKIAYDSYQQALDQLNRFEPDITKPLGLAIVLYRGILDKAILMNYDVYSCRIVLNNQEKREKIEQFLQSIKGEKENVRE comes from the coding sequence ATGAACGGACTTGAACCGGTATTAATTATAATTGGCCTACTTATCTTTTTTCTTGTGATGGGCTATATCCTCTATTTGAGTATTGAACTAAGAAAAATTGAATACATCATTAAGGTCAATTCATTAACCTTTTATAAGGCGTTTTCAAGTTTAAAGTCTAGAAGACAGCGACACGCGGTTTACGCCGTTTATGCGTTTTGTCGCTACGCAGACGATCTTGCAGATGAATATAAAGACGAATTAGGTCTGATTAGGCTTAAAGAGCAATTAGATGACTATAAGAAAAGAAAAACAGCTAATACCCTTGTTTTTCGTGCGCTAAAGAGGTACACAAGAAGCTTCTATCCAAGTGATTACGACTATGAGCCGTTTTATCGGATGATTGAAGGTCAAATAAATGATATTCATTTTAAAGACATTGAAACCTTAGAAGAACTTTATACGTACTGTGATTTAGTTGCAGGTACCGTAGGACAAATGTTATTGCCAGTCCTTTCGCCCACTAACTACAAAGAGCTAAATGACTTTGCGATAGGCTTAGGTAGGGGGATGCAAATAACCAACATTTTAAGGGACATCAAAGAAGATAAAATCAAGAATAAACGTGTCTATTTACCTAAAACGATGTTAGATGCCTACGGATATCATAGAAAAGACATCGATCACAGTGTGATCAATGAGCCATTTATTGAACTATTTAAATCGCTTAGTAAAATCGCCTATGACTCCTATCAACAAGCACTTGATCAGCTAAACAGATTTGAGCCAGATATCACTAAACCACTCGGACTAGCAATCGTTTTATATCGAGGGATTTTGGACAAAGCAATTTTAATGAATTATGACGTATATTCGTGTAGAATAGTATTGAATAATCAAGAAAAAAGAGAAAAAATCGAACAGTTTTTACAATCTATAAAGGGAGAAAAGGAAAATGTACGCGAATAA
- a CDS encoding YcxB family protein, whose protein sequence is MIYNTTHYSSNLYKRLNQHLFWSTQFKMSLLAVLPILVMAIALYFMGENVIFFVSLGLIGVLLISTFMLLFFENTSISNASRKYPEKKLYYEFNGKDFKVIVRTEDTKTEEVITYNEIKRVKTNKKYMFIYLSKKDLYVVDKRGFETLDDYRGIHDLFKDRFLV, encoded by the coding sequence ATGATTTATAACACAACACATTATAGTTCTAATCTATATAAAAGATTGAACCAACATTTATTTTGGAGCACACAATTTAAAATGAGTTTACTTGCTGTCTTACCGATATTAGTTATGGCAATAGCTCTATACTTCATGGGGGAAAACGTGATTTTCTTTGTGAGTTTAGGTCTTATTGGTGTTTTGTTGATATCGACATTCATGTTGCTTTTCTTTGAAAACACATCAATTTCTAATGCATCAAGAAAGTATCCTGAGAAAAAACTTTATTACGAGTTTAATGGAAAAGATTTTAAGGTCATTGTTAGAACCGAAGACACTAAGACCGAAGAAGTGATTACTTATAACGAAATAAAACGCGTTAAAACGAATAAGAAATATATGTTCATATACTTGTCAAAAAAAGACCTTTATGTGGTCGATAAACGAGGTTTTGAAACATTAGATGATTACCGTGGCATTCATGATTTATTCAAAGATCGATTTCTAGTATAG
- a CDS encoding competence protein ComK: MKYLIYKDNQTHVYLEKRTIVCNVVPQTFIKELCLSRLFSYDGMVQAIKQKLNIKTNVPIYLSYELIVFPIACPRYKETIWLNYKKIYRYLKEDYQTKVIFWDKTSIRLNVSYKTIEKKLRECEKIINHMATEKMSVYNM; the protein is encoded by the coding sequence ATGAAATATCTAATCTATAAAGATAACCAAACCCACGTATATTTAGAAAAACGCACGATTGTATGTAACGTTGTCCCGCAAACATTTATTAAAGAACTTTGTTTATCAAGACTATTCAGTTACGATGGTATGGTTCAGGCCATTAAACAAAAACTGAATATCAAAACAAATGTACCGATCTATTTGTCTTACGAGTTAATCGTATTTCCAATTGCCTGTCCAAGATATAAAGAAACAATTTGGCTGAATTATAAGAAGATATATCGCTATCTAAAAGAGGATTATCAAACAAAAGTCATCTTTTGGGACAAAACGAGTATCCGCTTAAATGTCTCTTATAAGACGATTGAAAAAAAGTTAAGGGAATGTGAAAAAATCATTAATCATATGGCCACAGAAAAGATGAGTGTTTATAATATGTGA
- a CDS encoding PucR family transcriptional regulator yields MSYYYLIINGINQVNQEDYQAILSLFSEMMYRPSFKLETENLIIIAEMKEDISFYDVISNTNQEFYLNLSLYESIEFQTIEELLKDLKNKSSILEFNKVYLNEKILIYNRFKPIFDEKTRQEMLKEFYYDQEFLHMIKVFLERNQNSSEASKALYLHRNTLNNRIEKFYKITGYDLRKFEDAALIYIIVKDC; encoded by the coding sequence ATGAGCTATTACTATTTAATTATAAACGGCATCAATCAAGTTAATCAAGAGGACTATCAAGCTATTTTGAGCTTATTCTCTGAAATGATGTATCGTCCTAGCTTCAAACTAGAGACGGAAAATTTAATCATCATCGCTGAAATGAAAGAAGATATCTCTTTTTACGATGTCATAAGTAACACGAATCAAGAATTCTATTTAAATCTATCATTGTATGAATCCATTGAATTTCAAACGATTGAAGAACTTTTGAAAGATTTAAAAAATAAGTCTAGTATTCTTGAGTTCAATAAGGTATACTTAAACGAGAAGATTTTAATATATAATCGATTTAAGCCTATTTTTGATGAAAAAACCCGTCAAGAGATGCTTAAAGAGTTTTATTACGATCAAGAATTCTTGCACATGATAAAGGTTTTTCTTGAAAGAAACCAGAACTCTAGTGAAGCTTCAAAAGCGCTTTATTTACACCGAAATACACTCAATAATCGAATTGAGAAATTTTATAAAATCACGGGTTATGATTTAAGAAAATTTGAAGATGCAGCGCTAATATATATCATAGTAAAGGATTGTTAA
- a CDS encoding phytoene desaturase family protein: MKKIIIIGAGVGGLASGIRLLKMGFDVEIFEKNEKVGGRMYQIEEKGFKFDVGPTIVMMPEIYNEIFELSGVDPKDYIDMSLLSPMYDIHFKDQTKLRISTDLTQLVSQLEKIDPKDAQGYLAYLSDVYKRFLIAKEHFLMKSYSKPIQFYNPKSLYHLLRLRTLNSAYDSISSFVKDEKLRQALSFQTLYIGVSPFTGPSIYTIIPMIELLYGVWYIKGGMYEMANQMKRRFLEMGGKLRLNENVSEILIKDRLAYGVVSNEEHHHSDIVLTNADFPYANSELIKNEKDKGKYTTKKIHKMSYSASSLVIYLGLDKKYKTNVHTLRFAKDFKKNINDLFEFNVPEDPSFYMYSPTQVDETLSPKGKEIIYVLVPVPSLHKGMTSWSEAFQKQYVNEVLDMISQIDEFNDIKDHIEVMRVFTPDDFKKQFNLQFGATFGLRPVVTQSLYFRPQARSKTVKNLYFVGSSNHPGAGVPIVMLSADIVTREIKKDSEK; this comes from the coding sequence ATGAAAAAAATCATCATAATAGGTGCAGGTGTTGGTGGACTTGCATCGGGCATCCGATTACTAAAAATGGGATTTGATGTTGAGATTTTTGAGAAAAACGAAAAAGTTGGCGGTCGTATGTATCAAATTGAAGAAAAGGGATTTAAGTTTGATGTGGGGCCGACGATTGTGATGATGCCTGAAATATACAATGAAATTTTTGAACTATCAGGAGTTGATCCTAAAGATTACATTGACATGAGTTTATTATCACCGATGTATGATATCCACTTCAAAGATCAGACAAAATTGAGAATCTCTACCGATTTGACACAGCTAGTTAGTCAATTAGAAAAAATAGACCCGAAAGATGCCCAGGGGTATCTAGCTTACCTTTCGGATGTCTACAAGCGGTTTTTAATTGCAAAAGAACACTTCCTAATGAAGTCTTATTCAAAACCAATTCAATTCTATAATCCAAAAAGCTTATATCATTTGCTTAGACTAAGAACGCTTAATAGCGCTTATGATTCAATTTCTTCATTTGTAAAAGATGAAAAATTGAGACAAGCATTATCTTTTCAAACTTTATACATTGGTGTATCACCATTTACAGGACCATCGATTTATACCATTATTCCGATGATTGAACTACTTTATGGTGTTTGGTATATTAAGGGCGGTATGTATGAGATGGCGAATCAAATGAAGCGACGATTTCTTGAAATGGGCGGTAAGCTCAGATTGAATGAGAATGTTAGCGAAATTTTAATTAAAGACAGATTGGCTTATGGCGTGGTAAGTAATGAAGAACACCATCATAGTGATATCGTGCTTACGAACGCTGATTTTCCATACGCAAACAGTGAGCTAATTAAAAATGAAAAAGATAAAGGGAAGTATACAACCAAAAAGATACATAAGATGTCGTATTCAGCATCAAGTCTTGTTATTTATTTGGGTTTAGATAAAAAATATAAAACTAACGTCCACACCCTTCGTTTTGCAAAAGATTTTAAGAAAAACATCAATGATTTATTTGAGTTTAATGTTCCAGAGGATCCCTCTTTTTACATGTACAGTCCCACTCAAGTAGATGAGACGTTATCACCAAAAGGAAAAGAAATCATTTATGTCTTAGTACCAGTGCCATCGCTTCATAAAGGGATGACTTCATGGAGTGAGGCGTTTCAGAAACAATACGTCAACGAAGTCTTAGATATGATTAGTCAAATTGATGAATTTAATGACATAAAAGATCACATCGAGGTCATGCGTGTATTCACACCAGATGATTTTAAGAAACAATTTAATCTACAATTTGGGGCTACGTTTGGACTTCGACCAGTCGTCACACAATCGCTTTACTTTAGACCACAAGCACGGTCGAAAACGGTTAAAAATTTGTATTTCGTCGGTAGTTCAAATCACCCTGGAGCGGGTGTGCCGATTGTTATGTTATCTGCGGATATCGTAACACGAGAAATAAAGAAAGATAGTGAAAAATAA